From the Streptomyces sp. Tu 2975 genome, one window contains:
- a CDS encoding GyrI-like domain-containing protein → MGLYPLDLEERVGIAVGVQTPQGAGTPGLQFEVLPGGLVAETVHVGPYAQLRLAYNALFAAIHERGLRPPAPVREAYLVGPAEAPQEELTTRLVIPVQESIV, encoded by the coding sequence GTGGGGCTGTACCCGCTGGATCTGGAGGAGCGGGTGGGGATCGCCGTCGGAGTGCAGACGCCACAGGGAGCAGGGACGCCCGGTCTGCAGTTCGAGGTGCTGCCCGGCGGACTCGTTGCCGAGACCGTGCACGTCGGGCCCTATGCCCAGCTGCGCTTGGCCTACAACGCGCTCTTCGCCGCCATCCACGAGCGCGGGCTGCGCCCGCCGGCGCCCGTACGTGAGGCCTATCTCGTCGGGCCGGCCGAGGCGCCGCAAGAAGAGTTGACGACCCGGCTGGTCATCCCCGTTCAAGAGAGCATCGTATGA
- a CDS encoding DUF4872 domain-containing protein, which produces MSAKHRSFTVIAPENPPSPQGRIIPAITACAGAFLDPPIANLGHRGIEKAGTRVRTWLQRTDNPQQDLPQAALLMEKAGTGGALFRNLYRDFLAECSQLLDSSHLRTGHALYSEAAALWTEVAALIAEAGGSGKAQCLTQAGTILCDLSRVEREAMQALSRLQE; this is translated from the coding sequence ATGAGCGCCAAGCATCGGTCCTTCACCGTCATCGCTCCGGAGAACCCGCCCTCCCCACAGGGTCGGATCATTCCCGCCATCACCGCCTGCGCCGGTGCCTTCCTCGACCCGCCCATCGCCAACCTCGGCCACCGAGGCATCGAGAAGGCCGGCACGAGGGTGCGCACATGGCTCCAGCGGACCGACAACCCGCAGCAGGACCTGCCGCAGGCTGCCCTCCTGATGGAGAAGGCAGGCACCGGAGGCGCCCTGTTCCGCAACCTCTACCGCGACTTCCTCGCAGAATGCAGCCAACTGCTCGACAGCAGCCATCTGCGCACCGGACACGCGCTGTACAGCGAGGCAGCCGCCCTGTGGACGGAAGTCGCAGCACTGATCGCAGAAGCCGGTGGATCAGGCAAGGCGCAGTGCCTCACACAGGCAGGCACCATCCTCTGCGATCTTTCGCGCGTGGAGCGCGAGGCCATGCAGGCGCTGAGCCGCCTGCAGGAGTAG
- a CDS encoding spermidine synthase translates to MSARFAELDWKPTPMGDISLRRRRDPRSGDDVYEVKLGDEYLMSSLFTAGEIALARLGLAALPETGLDVAVGGLGLGYTARAALDDTRVRSLIVVDALAEVIGWHKGGLVPLGPGLVQDPRCRLVHGDFFAAVGEGGGLDPEDPDRRFHAVLLDIDHSPRQMLHPRHEALYRPDGLRALAARLRPGGTFALWSNDPPDESFGAVLADTFAESEAHVVPFDNPLQHGTATNTVYVARKGPAEP, encoded by the coding sequence ATGAGCGCGCGTTTCGCCGAGCTCGACTGGAAGCCGACGCCGATGGGCGACATCTCTCTGCGGCGCCGGCGGGACCCGCGGTCGGGTGACGACGTGTACGAGGTGAAACTCGGCGACGAGTACCTCATGTCCAGCCTCTTCACAGCGGGCGAGATCGCACTCGCCCGCCTCGGCCTCGCGGCACTGCCGGAGACCGGACTGGACGTGGCCGTCGGCGGTCTCGGTCTCGGATACACCGCACGGGCCGCCCTCGACGACACCCGGGTGCGCTCGCTGATCGTGGTCGACGCGCTCGCCGAAGTGATCGGCTGGCACAAGGGCGGCCTCGTACCGCTGGGTCCCGGCCTGGTGCAGGATCCGCGCTGCCGGCTGGTCCACGGAGACTTCTTCGCCGCCGTCGGCGAGGGCGGTGGCTTGGACCCGGAAGACCCGGACCGCCGTTTCCACGCCGTTCTGCTCGACATCGATCATTCGCCCCGTCAGATGCTGCACCCCCGTCACGAGGCGCTCTACCGGCCCGACGGACTGCGCGCCCTGGCCGCCCGCCTGCGACCCGGCGGCACCTTCGCTCTGTGGTCCAACGACCCGCCCGACGAGAGCTTCGGCGCCGTGCTGGCGGACACCTTCGCGGAGTCCGAAGCCCATGTCGTCCCCTTCGACAACCCGCTGCAGCACGGCACTGCCACCAACACGGTGTACGTCGCCCGCAAGGGACCTGCCGAACCATAG
- a CDS encoding ribonuclease J, translating into MSHPHPELKAAPPLPAGGLRVVALGGLGEIGRNMTVFEHAGKLLIVDCGVLFPEETQPGVDVILPDFTSIRDRLDDVMAVVLTHGHEDHIGGVPYLLRERSDIPVVGSKLTLAFLEAKLKEHGIRPRTVRVREGDRRGFGPFDCEFVAVNHSIPDGLAVAIRTGAGMVLHTGDFKMDQFPLDDRITDLRAFARLGEEGVDLFLTDSTNAEVPGFTTSERELNPAIEQVLRTAPRRVIVSSFASHVHRIQQVLDAAHQHGRKVAFVGRSMVRNMGIARDLGYLKVPSGLVVGMKELEQLPDHKIALVCTGSQGEPMAALSRMANRDHVIRIGKGDTVLLASSLIPGNENAIYRVINGLTRWGANVVHKGNAKVHVSGHASAGELVYCYNIVKPRNVMPVHGEWRHLRANGDLAVRTGVDPDRVVIAEDGVVVDLVDGRASITGKVPAGNVYVDGMTVGGATEASLKDRVTLAEEGVVTVVAIVDADTGALAEAPDFLARGFVHDDTTFEPVVPVIEKTLAKAAEEGVGDARQLEQLIARAVANWAFRTYRRKPLIIPVIIDA; encoded by the coding sequence ATGAGTCATCCGCATCCCGAATTGAAAGCTGCTCCTCCGCTGCCGGCAGGGGGACTGAGAGTCGTCGCGCTCGGCGGACTGGGCGAGATCGGCCGCAACATGACGGTGTTCGAGCACGCCGGAAAGCTGCTGATCGTCGACTGCGGCGTCCTGTTCCCCGAGGAGACACAGCCCGGGGTGGACGTGATCCTTCCGGACTTCACCTCCATCCGCGACCGCCTGGACGACGTCATGGCCGTCGTCCTGACACACGGGCACGAGGACCACATCGGGGGCGTGCCCTATCTGCTGCGTGAGCGGTCCGACATTCCCGTCGTCGGATCGAAGCTGACCCTGGCCTTCCTTGAGGCCAAATTGAAGGAGCACGGCATCAGGCCGCGCACGGTGCGCGTCCGCGAGGGCGACCGGCGCGGTTTCGGCCCCTTCGACTGCGAGTTCGTCGCCGTCAACCACTCCATCCCGGACGGGCTCGCCGTGGCGATCCGTACGGGTGCGGGCATGGTGCTGCACACCGGTGACTTCAAGATGGACCAGTTCCCTCTGGACGACCGCATCACCGACCTGCGCGCCTTCGCCCGGCTCGGTGAGGAGGGCGTGGACCTGTTCCTCACCGACTCCACCAATGCCGAGGTGCCCGGCTTCACCACGTCCGAACGCGAGTTGAACCCCGCGATCGAGCAGGTCCTGCGCACCGCTCCCCGGCGCGTGATCGTCTCCAGCTTCGCCAGTCATGTGCACCGCATCCAGCAGGTGCTCGACGCAGCGCACCAGCACGGACGCAAGGTCGCCTTCGTGGGGCGGTCGATGGTCCGCAACATGGGCATCGCCCGCGATCTGGGCTATCTGAAGGTCCCCTCCGGGCTGGTCGTGGGGATGAAGGAGCTGGAACAGCTGCCGGACCACAAGATCGCCCTGGTGTGCACGGGATCGCAGGGCGAGCCGATGGCGGCACTCTCCCGTATGGCCAACCGCGACCATGTGATCCGCATCGGGAAGGGGGACACGGTCCTGCTGGCCAGCTCCCTGATCCCGGGCAACGAGAACGCCATCTACCGGGTGATCAACGGCCTGACCCGCTGGGGCGCCAACGTCGTCCACAAGGGCAATGCCAAGGTCCATGTCTCCGGCCACGCCAGCGCCGGCGAACTCGTCTACTGCTACAACATCGTCAAGCCCCGCAACGTCATGCCGGTGCACGGTGAATGGCGTCATCTGCGGGCCAACGGCGATCTCGCGGTTCGCACCGGCGTGGACCCGGACCGCGTGGTGATCGCCGAGGACGGTGTCGTCGTCGATCTGGTCGACGGGCGCGCCTCGATCACCGGCAAGGTGCCCGCGGGCAACGTCTACGTGGACGGCATGACGGTCGGCGGCGCCACCGAAGCGTCGCTCAAGGACCGTGTCACCCTCGCCGAGGAGGGCGTGGTGACGGTGGTCGCGATCGTGGACGCCGACACCGGGGCGCTCGCGGAGGCACCGGACTTCCTGGCCCGTGGGTTCGTCCATGACGACACCACCTTCGAGCCCGTCGTCCCGGTGATCGAGAAGACCCTGGCCAAGGCCGCGGAGGAAGGCGTCGGCGACGCCCGCCAGCTCGAACAGCTCATCGCCCGCGCGGTGGCCAATTGGGCCTTCCGCACCTACCGCCGCAAGCCCCTCATCATTCCGGTGATCATCGACGCCTGA
- a CDS encoding nitronate monooxygenase, with amino-acid sequence MLSTPVCRLLGIDVPVLCAAFGPWEEVALAAAVCEAGGMGSLGSAVRAVPELKEQWAGLRRLTDRPFAINHTTRPFDEEAFQATLEARPAAVSFHLAVPPDLIARAHDAGIVWIQQVSDARQAAEALEAGADVLVAQGGEAGGHSGDVGTMVLVPQIVDMAGDTPVIAAGGIADGRGLAAALALGAQGVLMGTRFLASAEMSVSDEWKQRIVESDAVDAVKVINNERIMPPFNRPGSFGVPRSLRTPLVDALREHPEQVDPAETVPRVMEAVRAGRGDEYLPFTGQSTALVHEILSAREIVHRTVREARTALEGATRAVHH; translated from the coding sequence ATGCTGTCGACGCCCGTCTGCCGACTGCTCGGTATCGATGTACCTGTTCTCTGCGCCGCCTTCGGGCCCTGGGAAGAGGTGGCGCTGGCGGCAGCGGTGTGTGAGGCGGGAGGCATGGGCAGCCTTGGCAGCGCGGTGCGTGCCGTCCCGGAACTGAAGGAGCAATGGGCCGGGCTGCGCCGACTGACGGATCGCCCCTTCGCGATCAACCACACCACGCGGCCGTTCGACGAGGAAGCCTTTCAGGCCACGTTGGAGGCGCGCCCCGCGGCTGTTTCGTTCCACCTTGCGGTTCCGCCCGATCTGATCGCCCGGGCACACGACGCGGGCATTGTGTGGATCCAGCAGGTGTCGGACGCCCGTCAGGCCGCCGAGGCCCTTGAGGCCGGCGCCGATGTCCTCGTCGCGCAGGGCGGTGAGGCGGGAGGCCACAGTGGTGACGTCGGCACGATGGTGCTGGTGCCTCAGATCGTCGACATGGCCGGGGACACACCCGTCATCGCCGCCGGTGGCATCGCCGACGGGCGTGGCCTGGCGGCGGCGTTGGCCCTCGGCGCGCAAGGCGTTCTGATGGGGACCCGCTTCCTCGCGTCGGCCGAGATGAGCGTGTCGGACGAGTGGAAACAGCGGATCGTCGAATCGGACGCCGTCGATGCGGTGAAAGTGATCAACAATGAGCGGATCATGCCGCCGTTCAATCGACCTGGCAGCTTCGGGGTGCCACGGTCTCTGCGTACGCCGCTGGTGGACGCCCTTCGTGAGCACCCTGAGCAAGTCGACCCGGCCGAGACCGTGCCGCGTGTGATGGAGGCCGTGCGTGCGGGACGCGGAGACGAGTACCTCCCGTTCACAGGTCAGTCGACGGCGCTCGTCCACGAGATCCTGTCGGCCCGCGAGATCGTGCACAGGACCGTGCGCGAGGCTCGGACCGCCCTCGAAGGGGCAACTCGCGCCGTCCACCACTGA
- a CDS encoding SRPBCC family protein, whose protein sequence is MARNRRLILSSPSEVWSLLSDGHRYGEWVTGTQQVLAADPHWPEVGARLQVRVAVGPLALDDTCVVRICEPPHRLELEAKADPLGAARIAMNLIPWGENTLFILDWHPLRGPGTRMHGLPVDYVVAVRNGMMLTKLARIAVGEHGRST, encoded by the coding sequence GTGGCCCGGAACCGCCGTCTGATCCTGAGCTCACCGTCCGAGGTATGGAGTCTGCTGTCCGACGGCCATCGCTACGGGGAGTGGGTGACAGGAACCCAGCAGGTTCTCGCCGCGGACCCGCATTGGCCGGAAGTGGGCGCCCGCCTGCAAGTCCGCGTGGCCGTGGGCCCCTTGGCCCTCGACGACACCTGCGTCGTCCGCATCTGCGAACCGCCCCACCGCCTGGAACTGGAAGCGAAGGCGGATCCCCTCGGCGCGGCCCGCATCGCCATGAATTTGATCCCCTGGGGTGAGAACACCCTCTTCATCCTCGACTGGCACCCCCTCCGGGGGCCCGGCACCCGGATGCACGGGCTCCCCGTCGACTACGTCGTCGCGGTCCGCAACGGCATGATGCTGACGAAACTGGCCAGGATCGCGGTGGGCGAGCACGGCAGAAGCACGTGA
- a CDS encoding MarR family transcriptional regulator, with amino-acid sequence MSSRTRAELLTAVTAAARRHHAAYTMFSQALADQLGLHPTDLQCVSLLGLEPRPRSTGEIAKLTGLTSGSATRLVDRLERAGLVERSPDLHDRRKMLVSPTARRAPEVAAAWDTPGRAFAQALDDFTDEELLVVERYLQRITQVGSEQAERLRKE; translated from the coding sequence ATGTCAAGCCGGACCCGTGCGGAACTGCTCACGGCGGTGACCGCGGCCGCACGGCGGCACCACGCCGCCTACACGATGTTCAGCCAGGCCTTGGCCGACCAACTCGGACTGCACCCGACGGACTTGCAGTGCGTCAGCCTTCTCGGCCTGGAACCCCGGCCGCGCAGCACAGGCGAGATCGCCAAGCTGACGGGTCTGACCTCGGGCTCCGCCACCCGCCTGGTGGACCGGCTGGAGCGGGCCGGACTGGTCGAAAGAAGCCCCGACCTCCACGACCGGCGCAAGATGCTCGTCTCGCCGACCGCGCGGCGCGCCCCTGAGGTCGCGGCCGCCTGGGACACGCCCGGCAGAGCCTTCGCCCAGGCGCTGGACGACTTCACCGACGAGGAACTCCTCGTCGTCGAGCGATATCTGCAGCGCATCACCCAAGTGGGCAGCGAGCAGGCCGAGCGCCTGCGCAAGGAGTAG
- a CDS encoding ester cyclase, giving the protein MTTPARMRELHDRWSALWRGDFSHADDILDPGFVVHQARPDGSDSSAETGPARLLPEIEQTMAAFRDIAITVDVGPIIEGDLIAARWTMRATYTGGIPHATAPAGTEIGFSGHDILRVRGDKFVEYWTCTDILDGLAQLGAVSGPNGPARH; this is encoded by the coding sequence ATGACCACCCCTGCCCGGATGCGCGAGCTCCACGACCGATGGAGCGCACTGTGGCGAGGAGACTTCAGCCACGCCGACGACATCCTCGACCCCGGTTTCGTCGTGCACCAGGCACGGCCTGACGGCAGCGACTCCTCGGCGGAGACGGGCCCGGCACGGCTGCTGCCCGAGATCGAGCAGACCATGGCGGCGTTCCGTGACATCGCCATCACCGTCGACGTTGGACCGATCATCGAGGGTGATCTGATCGCGGCACGGTGGACCATGCGCGCCACCTACACCGGCGGCATCCCCCACGCCACCGCCCCCGCCGGCACCGAGATCGGATTCAGCGGTCACGACATCCTGCGCGTCCGTGGTGACAAGTTCGTCGAGTACTGGACCTGTACCGACATCCTGGACGGTCTCGCCCAGCTCGGAGCCGTCTCCGGACCCAACGGCCCCGCCCGTCACTGA
- a CDS encoding amino acid permease, with translation MAGLRTGRGVLRRKPIEQIEEGAPSEQLTRTLGLGQLTAIGVGGIIGAGIFALAGAVANGTAGPAVLLSFLIAGVASAAAAFSYAEFAGLIPKAGSAYTYGYAVLGELAGWFIGWDLLLEYTAIVAVVAIGISGYFGFLLGALGVDLPAWMLGAPGTGEGHQVDLFAVVLCLFTAYLLTLGIKNAARFETVVVVLKVLVVLLVIVVGFFHIDTSNYNPFFPYGVGGAFTGAATVFFAVFGYDAMSTAAEESKDAQRHMPKAIIYSLAISMVLYVLACLVLTGMQNYSEIDPESGFSSAFESVGLPGLANVIAVGAIIGILTVMFTFMLGVTRVWFSMSRDGLLPRWFAKTHPTRHVPVRVTWIVGVGSALIAGFLPIGEAAELTNIGILLAFVVVCIAVIVLRYRQPDLPRKFRCPGMPFVPAIGVAFSLWLITFLAWQTWLRFAVWLVIGLVIYFGYSYRNSNLARESGAGPKQP, from the coding sequence ATGGCAGGGCTCCGGACGGGTCGAGGCGTGCTGCGCCGTAAGCCCATCGAACAGATCGAAGAAGGCGCTCCGAGCGAGCAGCTCACCAGAACGCTCGGCCTCGGGCAACTGACGGCCATCGGTGTCGGCGGCATCATCGGTGCCGGGATCTTCGCCCTCGCCGGTGCCGTCGCGAACGGCACGGCGGGGCCGGCGGTGCTCCTCTCGTTCCTGATCGCAGGCGTGGCGAGCGCGGCCGCGGCCTTCTCGTACGCCGAGTTCGCCGGCCTGATTCCGAAGGCGGGGTCGGCCTACACCTACGGCTATGCCGTGCTCGGCGAACTGGCCGGGTGGTTCATCGGCTGGGACCTGCTGCTGGAGTACACCGCGATCGTGGCAGTCGTCGCCATCGGGATCTCGGGCTACTTCGGCTTCCTCCTGGGGGCGCTGGGGGTGGACCTGCCCGCGTGGATGCTGGGCGCTCCGGGCACAGGGGAGGGCCACCAGGTGGATCTGTTCGCGGTGGTCCTTTGCCTGTTCACCGCGTACCTGCTCACCCTCGGGATCAAGAACGCGGCCCGGTTCGAGACGGTCGTCGTGGTGCTGAAGGTCCTGGTCGTCCTGCTCGTCATCGTGGTCGGCTTCTTCCACATCGACACCTCCAACTACAACCCGTTCTTCCCGTACGGCGTCGGCGGGGCGTTCACAGGTGCGGCCACCGTCTTCTTCGCGGTGTTCGGGTACGACGCCATGTCGACGGCGGCCGAGGAGTCCAAGGACGCGCAGCGTCACATGCCGAAGGCGATCATCTACTCGCTGGCGATCTCGATGGTGCTGTACGTGCTGGCCTGTCTGGTGCTGACGGGCATGCAGAACTACTCGGAGATCGACCCGGAGAGCGGCTTCTCCTCCGCTTTCGAGTCGGTGGGGCTGCCCGGTCTCGCGAACGTCATCGCGGTGGGCGCGATCATCGGCATCCTCACCGTGATGTTCACGTTCATGCTGGGGGTGACCCGGGTGTGGTTCTCGATGAGCCGTGACGGGCTCCTGCCGCGCTGGTTCGCCAAGACGCATCCGACGCGGCACGTGCCGGTGCGGGTGACGTGGATCGTCGGGGTGGGCTCAGCGCTGATCGCCGGATTCCTGCCGATCGGCGAGGCCGCGGAGCTGACGAACATCGGCATTCTGCTGGCCTTCGTCGTGGTGTGCATCGCGGTGATCGTGCTGCGTTACCGGCAGCCGGACCTGCCGCGGAAGTTCCGCTGCCCCGGGATGCCGTTCGTCCCGGCGATCGGTGTCGCGTTCTCGCTCTGGCTGATCACCTTCCTCGCATGGCAGACCTGGCTCCGGTTCGCGGTGTGGCTCGTGATCGGCCTGGTGATCTACTTCGGCTACTCGTACCGGAACTCGAACCTGGCGAGGGAGAGCGGGGCGGGGCCGAAGCAGCCGTGA
- a CDS encoding aldo/keto reductase translates to MKQRKLRDLDVSAIGLGCMGMSAFYGSTDEDEGVKTIQRALEIGVTFLDTAQMYGPLTNETLVGRAVRGHRDEYVIATKFNYRMDDAVPGDMSTVGRQDGSAEHVRSSIHGSLERLGTDYIDLYYQHRVDPRVPIEETVGALAELVAEGKVRHIGLSEAGAETIRRANAVHPITAVQTEYSLWTRDPEAEVLPTCRELGIGFVPYSPLGRGFLAGRFSSPDELDEGDFRRSGPRFTGDNLRTNLTLAEKVKEIAAEKGVTAAQLAIAWVLAQGDDLVPIPGTKRRTYLEQNAASLDVELTEDDLARIAAELPEPAGERYDEAGMAAVDI, encoded by the coding sequence ATGAAGCAGCGCAAGCTTCGAGACCTCGACGTGTCCGCCATCGGTCTTGGCTGCATGGGGATGTCCGCTTTCTACGGCTCCACGGACGAGGACGAGGGCGTCAAGACCATCCAGCGCGCACTCGAGATCGGTGTCACCTTCCTCGACACCGCGCAGATGTACGGGCCGCTCACGAACGAGACGCTCGTCGGACGCGCGGTCAGGGGACACCGGGACGAGTACGTGATCGCGACGAAGTTCAACTATCGGATGGACGACGCCGTCCCGGGCGACATGAGCACGGTCGGGCGGCAGGACGGCTCCGCGGAACACGTGCGCAGTTCGATCCACGGCTCACTCGAACGGCTCGGCACGGACTACATCGACCTGTACTACCAGCACCGTGTGGACCCCCGTGTGCCGATCGAGGAGACCGTCGGTGCCCTGGCGGAGCTCGTCGCGGAGGGCAAGGTACGCCACATCGGTCTGAGTGAGGCGGGGGCGGAGACGATCCGCCGCGCGAACGCCGTCCACCCGATCACGGCGGTCCAGACCGAGTACTCGCTGTGGACCCGCGACCCGGAGGCCGAGGTTCTGCCCACGTGCCGTGAGCTCGGAATCGGGTTCGTCCCTTACTCGCCGCTGGGGCGCGGTTTCCTGGCGGGACGGTTCTCCTCTCCGGACGAGCTCGACGAGGGAGACTTCAGGCGCAGCGGACCGCGCTTCACCGGCGACAACCTCAGGACGAATCTCACGCTCGCCGAGAAGGTGAAGGAGATCGCCGCGGAGAAGGGCGTCACGGCGGCGCAGCTCGCGATCGCCTGGGTGCTGGCACAGGGCGACGACCTGGTCCCGATCCCGGGTACCAAGCGCCGCACCTACCTCGAGCAGAACGCGGCCTCGCTGGACGTCGAACTGACCGAGGACGATCTCGCCCGTATCGCCGCCGAGCTCCCCGAGCCGGCCGGCGAGCGCTACGACGAGGCCGGGATGGCAGCCGTGGACATCTAG
- a CDS encoding DUF427 domain-containing protein, producing the protein MTTPDEDAPSVPVVRRGSDTVESVVWEPSERWVRATKGDVTVVDSRRPVLVWEPGRPVPLYAFPADDVRMDLLRETRRPANPRRHAGATLFYDLVLADGTVPAAAWTYPGEELAGHVSFEWFGRDVLDHWYEEDEEIFVHPRDPYKRVDALPSGRHVQVEIEGTVVADTRTPVLLFETHLPVRYYFPRKDVRLDLFTPTGSRTRCPYKGVATEYWSWAGSGDVRPDIAWSYPDPLPSVEIIKERVAFYNESVDIVVDGERLQRPVSFFSKPSHGAS; encoded by the coding sequence ATGACCACACCCGATGAGGACGCGCCGTCCGTGCCGGTCGTACGCCGTGGGTCCGACACGGTGGAGAGCGTGGTCTGGGAGCCGAGCGAACGCTGGGTGCGTGCCACGAAGGGGGACGTCACGGTCGTGGACAGCCGCCGGCCGGTGCTTGTGTGGGAGCCCGGCCGCCCCGTACCCCTGTACGCCTTTCCGGCCGACGACGTGCGCATGGATCTGCTGCGGGAGACCAGGCGGCCGGCCAATCCCCGGCGTCATGCGGGCGCGACGCTCTTCTACGATCTCGTGCTCGCCGACGGGACCGTCCCGGCGGCGGCGTGGACCTACCCAGGGGAGGAACTGGCGGGTCACGTCAGTTTCGAGTGGTTCGGGCGGGACGTGCTCGACCACTGGTACGAAGAGGACGAGGAGATTTTCGTGCACCCTCGTGATCCCTACAAGCGGGTGGACGCCCTGCCCAGTGGCCGGCACGTGCAGGTGGAGATCGAGGGCACAGTCGTGGCGGACACGCGTACGCCTGTCCTGCTGTTCGAGACGCACCTGCCGGTCCGCTACTACTTCCCGCGCAAGGATGTCCGCCTCGATCTCTTCACCCCGACCGGTTCGCGGACCCGCTGCCCGTACAAGGGGGTGGCAACGGAGTACTGGTCGTGGGCGGGCAGCGGTGACGTACGGCCCGACATCGCCTGGAGCTACCCCGATCCGCTGCCTTCCGTGGAGATCATCAAGGAGCGGGTGGCCTTCTACAACGAGTCCGTCGACATCGTCGTGGACGGCGAGCGCCTGCAACGCCCTGTCTCGTTCTTCAGCAAGCCGTCGCACGGGGCGTCCTGA
- a CDS encoding CAP domain-containing protein: MSKHRRTTHYRKITIAAVAVAAVGVPSAAMACMDAQGSQDSRSHDRWQSAHSDQRWAGDDSDRRWDGDGSDRRRDGGEWDRKPATPGSQTPTTTPSTRKPVAPEPTAPEPTATKPAAPKPTATKPAAPKPTATKPTAPKPTAPSTAAPASGNVSRIVTLVNNERSKAGCSPVTLNAKLTKAAQAHSEDMAAHRNMSHTGSDGSDAGARITRAGYTWSTYGENVAYGYATPESVMAAWMASPGHKRNILDCGFKEIGVGLAQPDNYWAQEFGTAR, from the coding sequence ATGAGCAAGCACCGCAGAACGACGCACTACCGGAAGATAACCATCGCTGCCGTCGCCGTGGCGGCCGTGGGCGTGCCCTCTGCCGCCATGGCCTGTATGGACGCGCAGGGGAGCCAGGACAGCCGCTCCCACGACAGATGGCAGAGTGCGCATTCCGACCAGCGGTGGGCCGGTGACGATTCCGACCGTCGCTGGGACGGGGACGGGTCCGACCGTCGTCGGGACGGCGGCGAGTGGGACCGTAAGCCGGCCACGCCCGGGTCGCAGACCCCCACCACGACGCCGAGCACTCGGAAGCCGGTGGCGCCCGAGCCGACCGCGCCCGAGCCGACCGCGACGAAGCCGGCGGCGCCAAAGCCGACCGCGACGAAGCCGGCGGCGCCCAAGCCGACCGCGACGAAGCCGACCGCGCCCAAGCCGACCGCCCCGTCCACGGCGGCGCCGGCTTCCGGCAACGTGTCCCGAATCGTGACGCTCGTCAACAACGAGCGCAGCAAGGCCGGATGCTCTCCGGTGACGTTGAACGCGAAGCTCACCAAGGCCGCGCAGGCTCACAGCGAGGACATGGCGGCCCACCGGAACATGTCCCACACGGGCTCCGACGGATCCGACGCAGGCGCCCGGATCACGCGCGCCGGGTACACCTGGAGCACTTACGGCGAGAACGTCGCCTACGGCTACGCGACTCCCGAGAGCGTCATGGCGGCCTGGATGGCCAGCCCCGGCCACAAGCGCAACATTCTCGACTGCGGGTTCAAGGAGATCGGCGTCGGACTCGCGCAGCCGGACAACTACTGGGCGCAGGAGTTCGGCACGGCCCGATAG
- a CDS encoding DUF1992 domain-containing protein, with protein MTERKPPGVSFESWVDKQIREAAERGEFRDLPGFGRPLTAAGDAYDEMWWIKGKMHREGLGFLPPTLALRKEAEEALEKAARAPSESTVRRIIEDINQKIAAAIRRPPPGPPLGLKPYDVEAVVDEWQRGRT; from the coding sequence ATGACCGAGCGCAAACCGCCAGGCGTGAGCTTCGAGTCCTGGGTCGACAAGCAGATCCGCGAAGCCGCAGAGCGCGGCGAGTTCCGTGATCTGCCCGGATTCGGCCGGCCCCTTACCGCCGCCGGCGACGCGTACGACGAGATGTGGTGGATCAAGGGGAAGATGCACCGCGAAGGGCTCGGCTTCCTGCCTCCGACGCTCGCACTGCGCAAAGAAGCGGAAGAGGCCCTGGAGAAGGCGGCGCGGGCGCCGTCGGAATCGACGGTGCGGCGCATCATCGAGGACATCAACCAGAAGATCGCCGCAGCGATCCGCCGGCCACCGCCCGGGCCGCCCCTCGGGCTGAAGCCCTACGACGTGGAAGCCGTCGTCGACGAATGGCAACGCGGCCGCACCTGA